Proteins encoded by one window of Corynebacterium amycolatum:
- a CDS encoding acetyl-CoA carboxylase biotin carboxyl carrier protein subunit encodes MVNVCAPFAGVVRWEVAEKDSVTTGQVIAVVEAVKLEAPVLAPCPGTVAEVAADQFVDVEGGQLLARITPATHSTMAQNNGNENTSHEGK; translated from the coding sequence ATGGTAAATGTCTGTGCACCTTTTGCAGGAGTAGTCCGCTGGGAGGTCGCCGAGAAAGACTCGGTGACGACTGGCCAGGTCATTGCGGTCGTGGAGGCCGTCAAGCTAGAAGCGCCGGTTTTAGCGCCCTGCCCGGGTACGGTCGCGGAGGTGGCGGCAGATCAATTTGTGGATGTCGAAGGTGGTCAGCTGCTGGCACGAATCACGCCAGCAACTCACAGCACGATGGCACAGAACAACGGCAACGAGAACACATCGCACGAAGGGAAGTAG
- the rnc gene encoding ribonuclease III: protein MSRKRRLTGEAARKAAFEAVDHAPLLEKLGVELPEESLKLALTHRSFANENGMLTNNERLEFLGDAVLGMCVAEELYRRFPDRAEQDISKMRAGVVNMYALADLARSIGLGEHILLGRGEKATGGADKHSILADTTEALLGAIYLQHGFEVARETVLRLFNQMIDDAPTESRGRDWKTLLQERLAAKQLPAAEYTVRTTGPDHDLTFYVDVLVDGVVKGSGTGATKKEAEMHAAHQAHTALA, encoded by the coding sequence ATGAGCCGCAAGCGTCGGCTAACCGGTGAAGCGGCTAGAAAGGCGGCCTTTGAGGCCGTCGATCACGCCCCGCTGCTGGAAAAACTCGGTGTTGAACTACCAGAGGAGTCCCTGAAGCTCGCTCTGACCCACCGCAGTTTCGCAAATGAAAATGGCATGCTGACCAATAACGAGCGTCTAGAGTTCCTGGGCGACGCCGTGCTGGGCATGTGCGTTGCTGAAGAACTCTACCGTCGCTTCCCGGACCGTGCTGAGCAGGATATTTCCAAGATGCGCGCAGGTGTCGTGAACATGTACGCGCTGGCTGACCTGGCCCGCAGTATCGGATTGGGGGAGCACATTCTCCTCGGTCGCGGTGAGAAGGCCACCGGTGGCGCGGATAAGCACTCAATTCTCGCTGACACCACCGAGGCACTGCTGGGTGCCATTTACCTGCAGCATGGCTTTGAGGTTGCCCGCGAGACCGTTCTTCGCCTGTTTAACCAGATGATTGACGATGCCCCGACGGAGTCTCGCGGTCGTGACTGGAAGACGCTGTTGCAGGAGCGCCTGGCAGCCAAGCAACTACCGGCTGCTGAGTACACCGTGCGCACCACCGGCCCCGACCATGACCTAACTTTCTACGTCGACGTGCTGGTTGACGGCGTGGTTAAGGGCAGCGGTACCGGCGCCACGAAGAAGGAAGCCGAGATGCACGCCGCGCATCAGGCGCATACTGCACTTGCATAA
- the coaD gene encoding pantetheine-phosphate adenylyltransferase codes for MTHACCPGSYDPMTCGHLDVIERAARQFGQLTVLVTHNPNKQGMFNVEERMDLIRQCTQHLDNVRVDSWSKLLVDYTSAQGITCLVKGLRSAADYEYEAPMAQMNRRMTGIETLFVEADPKYGHVSSTLMKEVVRYGGSVEGLVPEPVLHALQLRLK; via the coding sequence ATGACTCACGCATGCTGCCCCGGTTCCTACGATCCCATGACCTGTGGTCACCTCGATGTGATTGAGCGTGCCGCGCGCCAATTCGGTCAGTTGACCGTGTTGGTTACCCACAACCCGAATAAGCAGGGCATGTTCAACGTCGAAGAGCGCATGGACCTCATTCGGCAGTGCACGCAGCACCTGGACAATGTGCGGGTGGACTCCTGGTCGAAGCTGTTGGTGGACTACACCTCCGCGCAGGGGATTACCTGCCTGGTCAAGGGACTGCGCTCGGCAGCAGACTACGAGTATGAGGCTCCTATGGCACAGATGAATCGGCGCATGACTGGCATTGAAACTCTCTTTGTGGAGGCTGATCCGAAGTACGGTCACGTGTCGTCGACACTGATGAAGGAAGTTGTTCGGTACGGCGGTTCGGTGGAAGGCCTAGTTCCTGAGCCTGTCTTGCACGCCCTGCAGCTCAGACTGAAGTAG
- a CDS encoding alanine/glycine:cation symporter family protein, whose protein sequence is MEQATDWVNAWNDKYWLFMILLLSGAGLYFCWRTIVVQLRYIPEMFKAITEKPSDISEGVKGISAFKAFTISAASRVGTGNVAGVAVAITTGGPGAVFWMWLLAAIGGATSFVESTLAQLYKVRDKDSYRGGPAYYITKGLGENWRWMASLFVIAITVTYGFVFNAVQSNSITAAVAESTGQETPIFKFCVGIVLAILVGVIIFGGVQRISAVTQIIVPIMAVAYIILGLIVLALNITEVPGLIKLIFEHAFGIREIAGAAVGTAMMQGIRRGLFSNEAGMGSTPNAAATASVSHPVKQGLIQTMGVYFDTWVVCTITAVIILLSDPTFGGDAEGTALTQAALSAQVGTWAIHAVTVIIFFLAFSSLVGNYYYAEANIPFLSKSKAVLNTVRVLVILCVIGGAVGSVPLVWSLADTFSALMATINIIAILPLGGVAVALLKNYSEQKAKGLNPVFHRDDLPNLRGHDKIECWDGSDPMTVRESDAA, encoded by the coding sequence ATGGAACAAGCGACCGATTGGGTCAACGCCTGGAATGACAAGTACTGGCTGTTCATGATTCTGCTACTCAGCGGTGCAGGCCTGTACTTCTGTTGGCGGACCATTGTGGTGCAGCTCCGGTACATCCCGGAGATGTTCAAGGCAATTACCGAAAAGCCGTCTGACATCTCCGAGGGGGTCAAGGGCATCTCGGCCTTTAAGGCCTTCACAATCTCTGCTGCCTCGCGTGTCGGTACCGGTAACGTCGCAGGTGTGGCGGTGGCAATCACTACGGGTGGGCCAGGTGCCGTGTTTTGGATGTGGCTACTCGCTGCGATTGGCGGTGCTACCAGCTTCGTGGAGTCGACGCTGGCGCAGCTGTACAAGGTGCGGGATAAGGACTCTTACCGAGGAGGGCCCGCGTACTACATCACCAAGGGGCTGGGAGAGAACTGGCGCTGGATGGCGTCGCTGTTCGTCATCGCGATCACGGTGACCTACGGTTTTGTGTTCAATGCGGTGCAGTCCAACTCAATCACGGCGGCTGTGGCTGAGTCGACTGGTCAGGAAACGCCGATCTTTAAATTCTGCGTCGGCATTGTGCTGGCAATCTTGGTCGGCGTCATCATCTTCGGTGGTGTGCAGCGTATTTCGGCGGTGACACAGATCATCGTGCCGATTATGGCCGTGGCTTACATTATCCTCGGCCTGATTGTCTTGGCTCTCAACATCACCGAGGTGCCGGGCCTGATCAAGCTGATTTTTGAGCACGCCTTCGGTATCCGTGAGATTGCTGGTGCCGCTGTCGGTACCGCCATGATGCAGGGTATTCGCCGTGGTCTGTTCTCCAACGAGGCCGGTATGGGTTCCACACCAAATGCGGCGGCTACGGCGTCGGTGTCGCACCCGGTCAAACAGGGCCTAATCCAGACGATGGGTGTCTACTTCGACACCTGGGTCGTCTGTACCATCACCGCAGTTATCATCCTGTTGTCCGATCCGACCTTCGGCGGCGATGCGGAGGGCACCGCGTTGACTCAGGCTGCGCTGTCGGCGCAGGTGGGTACGTGGGCCATCCACGCGGTCACGGTTATCATCTTCTTCCTCGCGTTCTCCTCGCTGGTGGGTAACTACTACTACGCCGAGGCGAATATCCCGTTCCTGTCAAAGAGCAAGGCTGTCTTGAACACCGTGCGCGTCCTGGTTATCCTGTGCGTGATTGGCGGAGCTGTCGGTTCCGTGCCGCTAGTCTGGTCGCTTGCAGATACGTTCTCCGCACTCATGGCCACCATCAATATCATCGCGATTCTGCCGCTAGGCGGTGTCGCAGTCGCCCTGTTGAAGAACTATTCCGAGCAGAAGGCCAAGGGACTTAATCCAGTATTCCACCGCGATGATCTGCCTAACCTCCGCGGTCACGACAAGATCGAGTGCTGGGATGGTTCCGACCCGATGACGGTGCGTGAGTCCGATGCCGCTTAA
- the rsmD gene encoding 16S rRNA (guanine(966)-N(2))-methyltransferase RsmD → MTRIIAGEARGRRLVAPKGETTRPTSDRAKEAIFSSWSTRFGLEGTRVLDLFAGSGALGLEAASRGARSVVLVENDPNAIAAIEKNIRTVGHPDVAVSPMKVSSYLAGAPGEPFDRVIADPPYELAGEAVTEMLEALRSFLAPGAVVTVERHRDDDETQWPEGYEQLQQKLKRRIHGLARFDTAIHNA, encoded by the coding sequence ATGACCCGCATTATTGCAGGTGAGGCGCGCGGTCGCAGACTAGTCGCACCCAAGGGAGAGACCACTCGGCCAACCAGTGACCGCGCGAAAGAAGCCATCTTTTCATCCTGGTCCACACGCTTTGGGTTAGAGGGAACTCGCGTTCTCGACTTGTTCGCGGGCTCAGGTGCGCTCGGTTTGGAAGCGGCTTCCCGTGGCGCGCGTTCCGTCGTATTGGTGGAAAACGATCCGAACGCCATTGCCGCCATTGAAAAGAACATTCGCACCGTGGGGCATCCCGATGTGGCCGTGTCTCCGATGAAAGTGTCATCGTACCTTGCGGGCGCGCCGGGCGAGCCTTTTGACCGCGTCATCGCTGATCCTCCCTACGAGCTGGCGGGGGAGGCCGTTACAGAGATGTTGGAGGCTCTGCGCAGCTTCCTCGCGCCGGGCGCGGTAGTGACTGTGGAGCGTCACCGCGATGACGACGAGACGCAGTGGCCGGAGGGCTATGAGCAGCTCCAGCAGAAGCTGAAGCGCCGCATTCATGGATTGGCGCGCTTCGACACCGCTATCCACAACGCTTAA
- a CDS encoding DivIVA domain-containing protein yields MFRVFESLDELVQILEEAHGVPLSANCMVPRQRVLELLDELRDAFPAELDDAQDVLDQRDEIINDAEARANNTISSADEEAHRIVDEAEARANHTVENANAHAAGTVAAAEDDARRLREDAQHEYDNIVDRASAESDRLIHAGNESYERSVAEGREEQARLVAESTVVREANDEANRLLSDAHADSSRLREECDRYVDSKLAEFEQTLQETLRNVGRNRSVLRSGAGAVGGGAGAQNAPSSFSEGQERRRYER; encoded by the coding sequence ATGTTTCGCGTCTTCGAATCTCTTGATGAACTGGTCCAGATCCTAGAAGAGGCACACGGCGTGCCACTGTCGGCCAATTGTATGGTCCCGCGCCAGCGTGTTCTCGAGTTGCTCGATGAACTGAGGGATGCTTTCCCGGCTGAGCTCGATGACGCGCAGGATGTCTTGGACCAGCGGGATGAGATTATCAACGATGCTGAAGCCCGGGCGAACAACACCATTTCGTCTGCGGATGAAGAAGCCCATCGTATTGTCGACGAGGCAGAGGCCCGCGCTAACCACACCGTTGAGAATGCCAATGCTCACGCGGCTGGCACCGTTGCGGCCGCTGAGGACGACGCTCGTCGTCTCCGCGAGGATGCTCAGCACGAGTACGACAACATTGTGGATCGTGCTTCTGCCGAGTCCGATCGCCTGATTCACGCTGGTAACGAATCCTACGAGCGTTCCGTTGCGGAAGGCCGTGAGGAGCAGGCTCGCCTGGTCGCTGAGTCGACGGTCGTCCGCGAGGCCAACGACGAAGCGAATCGTCTGCTGTCCGACGCACACGCGGATTCCTCTCGCCTCCGCGAAGAGTGTGACCGTTACGTTGACTCCAAGCTCGCCGAGTTTGAGCAGACCCTCCAGGAGACCCTGCGCAATGTCGGTCGCAATCGCTCTGTACTGCGTTCAGGGGCCGGTGCCGTCGGCGGTGGTGCAGGGGCGCAGAACGCGCCGTCTTCCTTCTCCGAGGGGCAGGAACGCCGCCGGTACGAGCGTTAG
- a CDS encoding ammonium transporter translates to MTPEEVIAQSGNSAWMLISASLVLLMTPALALFYGGMSRQKSVLNMMMMSFGAVGVVGAIYVLWGWSMSYGSQPIGGVFANPFEFFGLRNSITDDDGNYITGANGYPNIIDIGFQLTFCSISVALISGALAERVKFSTWLIFVGIWTTLVYFPMAYMVWGGGLLSHSAESLSAKLFGAADGEAAIAPIDFAGGTVVHIAAGTAALVLAIIVGKRKSIDGSQHRPHNLPLVMLGAALLWFGWFGFNGGSAFAADGVAGLAWLNTTVAACLGMLGWISLERFRDGHPTSLGAASGVIAGLVTITPAAGDMNPVTSIILGYIGGVLACSGVGLKYKFNFDDTLDVVGLHLVAAMWGTIGVGLLANDRGLLTGGGIDGLKLFAIQIIIAVIAAVFSGVLTYIIARVLKVTVGWRIHGEQEHSGIDVAQHGESAYTSAKQAAV, encoded by the coding sequence ATGACGCCTGAAGAAGTGATTGCACAGTCGGGAAACTCAGCGTGGATGCTGATCTCGGCTTCGTTGGTCTTGCTCATGACACCGGCGCTCGCGCTGTTCTATGGCGGCATGTCGCGACAGAAGTCGGTACTCAACATGATGATGATGAGCTTTGGCGCTGTCGGCGTTGTCGGTGCCATTTACGTCCTGTGGGGCTGGTCGATGTCCTACGGGTCGCAGCCAATCGGTGGTGTATTTGCCAACCCGTTCGAGTTCTTTGGACTGCGTAACTCAATCACGGACGATGACGGCAACTATATTACGGGTGCAAACGGTTACCCGAACATCATCGACATCGGATTTCAGCTCACGTTCTGCTCTATTTCTGTAGCGCTGATTTCTGGCGCGCTGGCCGAACGCGTGAAGTTCTCCACCTGGTTGATTTTCGTCGGTATCTGGACAACGCTGGTGTACTTCCCAATGGCATACATGGTCTGGGGTGGTGGTCTGCTGAGCCACTCTGCAGAGAGCCTTTCGGCAAAACTGTTTGGGGCCGCTGACGGCGAGGCTGCCATCGCTCCAATTGACTTCGCTGGCGGTACGGTTGTGCACATTGCTGCTGGTACCGCCGCTTTGGTGCTGGCGATTATCGTCGGCAAGCGCAAGTCTATCGATGGCAGCCAGCATCGCCCGCATAACCTGCCACTCGTCATGCTGGGTGCTGCACTGCTGTGGTTCGGCTGGTTCGGCTTCAACGGCGGTTCGGCATTTGCTGCCGACGGTGTCGCTGGTCTGGCATGGCTAAATACGACGGTGGCAGCGTGCCTAGGCATGCTCGGCTGGATTTCACTCGAGCGTTTTCGTGATGGACATCCCACCTCGCTGGGTGCTGCTTCGGGGGTCATCGCAGGGCTTGTGACTATTACTCCGGCCGCAGGAGATATGAACCCGGTGACTTCAATCATTCTGGGCTATATCGGCGGTGTGCTGGCTTGCTCGGGCGTTGGTTTAAAGTACAAGTTCAACTTCGATGACACCCTGGATGTGGTTGGTCTGCATCTGGTTGCAGCCATGTGGGGAACGATTGGTGTTGGCCTGCTGGCTAACGACCGCGGACTGCTTACCGGCGGTGGCATCGACGGCCTGAAATTGTTCGCCATCCAGATCATTATTGCGGTCATCGCAGCGGTGTTCTCGGGCGTGCTGACGTACATCATTGCCCGAGTTCTGAAGGTAACCGTCGGCTGGCGTATCCACGGCGAGCAGGAACATTCTGGTATCGACGTTGCTCAGCACGGTGAGTCGGCCTACACGTCGGCCAAGCAGGCGGCTGTGTAA
- a CDS encoding ATP-dependent DNA helicase RecG has protein sequence METVSDALTNFPKRYVAQGKSLDVSFSDIGDTITTVVEVHSISPAPAFADRRKPLKIYVSDGVRILPAAIFGAEWLRNMLHPGVRLLIVGTLSEFRNELQLKNVDCMVLKADGSVGAATGKLATLTKTAKGIAEMQRLLTRPYLPIYRGRKGVAGIHLALFMQRILEWLPLQPDPLPATPEGLTDFDSALRGAHFPSIAGPDIALTRLKYDEALELQLAVGARKRTQESLTAPACTEVTGGLRDELRRGLPFSLTDGQVAVAADIAHDMSQTSPMNRLLAGEVGSGKTVVALLGMLQAVDASRQCAMLAPTEVLAQQHYRSLTAMLEQAGVAVTVRLLTGSMSTKERRATLLEAVNGEADIVVGTHALLSEGVEFFDLGLVVVDEQHRFGVRQRDQLRSRGRGGMTPHLLVMSATPIPRTVAMTIFGDLAVSQLTELPRGRQEIQSFVVPTLEKPRWEARTWERIGEEVSKGNRAFIVCPRITRDEEQFLDESVEAVFDRARKKLPGVRISQLHGNMAPEDKDRVMQAFAGGQLDVLVSTTVIEVGVDVPEATIMMIRRAESYGISQIHQLRGRVGRGDRGGLCFLCTHTHSQTPERTRLERIATTTDGIQLAELDLATRSFGDLLGDDQSGLATGLGLVDLTTDGEIIERTRHDATALLDSDERLVGELISDIDEEQSNYLDRS, from the coding sequence ATGGAGACCGTCTCGGATGCACTGACGAATTTCCCAAAGCGCTACGTGGCGCAGGGTAAGAGCTTAGATGTGTCATTTTCCGACATTGGCGACACCATCACCACAGTCGTGGAGGTGCACAGCATCTCGCCAGCGCCCGCCTTCGCCGACCGACGCAAGCCACTGAAAATCTATGTCAGCGACGGCGTGCGCATTCTTCCGGCCGCGATTTTTGGTGCCGAATGGCTGCGCAATATGCTGCACCCCGGTGTGCGTCTGCTCATTGTTGGCACACTCAGCGAGTTCCGCAATGAGCTGCAGCTGAAAAATGTTGACTGCATGGTGCTCAAAGCCGATGGTTCGGTAGGCGCAGCCACTGGCAAGCTGGCCACACTGACGAAAACGGCCAAGGGGATTGCGGAGATGCAGCGGCTTCTCACTCGCCCTTACCTGCCCATTTACCGTGGCCGCAAAGGAGTAGCGGGTATTCACCTGGCTCTGTTCATGCAGCGCATCCTCGAATGGTTACCGCTGCAGCCAGACCCGTTGCCCGCCACACCGGAGGGACTTACCGATTTCGACTCCGCACTGCGTGGCGCACACTTTCCCTCCATCGCGGGCCCCGACATTGCGCTCACCCGGCTGAAGTATGACGAAGCGCTTGAGCTCCAACTCGCCGTTGGTGCACGTAAACGCACTCAAGAGAGCCTCACCGCTCCGGCCTGCACGGAGGTCACCGGAGGGCTTCGCGACGAGCTACGCCGAGGACTGCCGTTTTCGCTTACCGACGGTCAGGTCGCGGTCGCGGCCGATATTGCGCACGACATGTCGCAGACCAGCCCTATGAACCGCCTGCTGGCAGGTGAAGTCGGCTCGGGTAAGACCGTGGTGGCCCTGCTGGGAATGCTGCAGGCAGTCGATGCCAGCCGACAGTGCGCGATGCTGGCGCCGACGGAAGTCCTGGCCCAACAGCACTACCGATCGCTGACAGCGATGCTGGAGCAAGCCGGAGTAGCAGTGACTGTGCGACTGCTGACGGGTTCGATGTCGACGAAGGAGCGCCGGGCAACCCTGTTGGAGGCAGTCAACGGGGAGGCGGACATTGTCGTCGGCACGCATGCCCTGCTCAGTGAGGGCGTGGAGTTCTTCGATCTCGGGTTGGTGGTCGTCGATGAGCAGCACCGCTTTGGTGTGCGCCAGCGCGATCAATTGCGCAGCAGGGGACGGGGCGGAATGACACCGCATCTGTTGGTGATGTCGGCAACCCCGATTCCGCGCACGGTAGCGATGACCATTTTTGGCGACCTTGCAGTTTCGCAGTTGACGGAATTGCCACGGGGACGTCAGGAGATCCAATCCTTTGTCGTACCGACGCTGGAGAAACCCCGCTGGGAGGCACGAACCTGGGAGCGCATTGGGGAAGAAGTGTCCAAGGGCAACCGCGCCTTCATTGTCTGTCCTCGTATTACCCGCGATGAGGAACAGTTCCTCGACGAGTCTGTGGAAGCGGTGTTCGACCGAGCGAGGAAGAAACTGCCCGGTGTACGTATCAGTCAGTTGCACGGCAATATGGCACCGGAGGACAAAGACCGCGTGATGCAGGCTTTTGCCGGAGGTCAGCTGGATGTGCTGGTGTCCACCACAGTTATCGAAGTCGGCGTGGATGTACCAGAGGCCACGATCATGATGATTCGCCGCGCCGAGAGCTACGGTATCTCGCAGATTCACCAGCTGCGCGGTCGCGTCGGCCGCGGTGACCGGGGTGGACTGTGTTTCCTGTGTACACACACGCATTCTCAGACACCGGAGCGTACCCGGTTGGAACGCATTGCCACCACCACCGATGGTATTCAACTGGCGGAGTTAGACCTGGCCACGCGTAGTTTTGGTGATCTACTCGGTGATGACCAATCGGGACTGGCAACTGGCCTCGGTCTGGTGGACCTCACCACCGACGGCGAGATCATCGAGCGCACCCGGCACGACGCCACGGCTCTCCTCGACAGCGATGAGAGACTTGTGGGGGAGCTCATCTCCGATATTGATGAAGAGCAGTCGAACTACTTGGACCGCTCCTAG
- a CDS encoding YceD family protein codes for MTDSSPFVLDVSTCLQGGMPEQFRKVGDSPVRVGVEMIGIAAGEEVVVDGIVTNLGSGVMVDATVTAKATGECVRCLAPLNPELSFHISAVFSNNEDFITGDDAEEEDVEDEVGQIVDNTVDITQAVIDEAGLNLPFNPTCLDFDSSCAESDSEVPEPDGISGEEERIDPRWAGLAEKFGSLGDDK; via the coding sequence ATGACTGACTCATCCCCATTTGTTCTGGACGTTTCGACATGTCTGCAGGGCGGCATGCCCGAGCAGTTCCGCAAGGTAGGCGATAGCCCAGTCCGCGTTGGTGTCGAGATGATTGGCATCGCCGCTGGCGAGGAGGTTGTCGTTGACGGCATTGTCACGAACCTCGGCAGTGGTGTCATGGTTGACGCGACTGTGACTGCCAAGGCCACCGGCGAGTGCGTGCGCTGCCTAGCCCCGCTGAATCCGGAGCTCAGCTTCCATATTTCGGCTGTCTTTTCCAACAACGAGGACTTCATCACAGGCGACGATGCCGAGGAAGAAGACGTTGAGGACGAAGTTGGTCAGATCGTCGACAATACGGTGGATATCACTCAAGCCGTCATCGATGAGGCGGGCTTGAATCTGCCCTTCAATCCGACCTGTCTGGATTTCGATTCCAGCTGTGCTGAGTCGGACTCGGAAGTGCCGGAACCAGACGGCATCTCGGGTGAAGAGGAGCGTATTGATCCGCGTTGGGCTGGCCTGGCGGAAAAGTTTGGCTCGCTCGGGGACGATAAGTAA
- a CDS encoding acylphosphatase: MPLNDVRLTAWVHGRVQGVGFRWYTRATALELGLVGYAQNYPDGRVLVVAEGPRADCESLLAWLEGPNTPGNVTAVVPLWQEPKGAFSTFDRR; the protein is encoded by the coding sequence ATGCCGCTTAACGACGTCCGCCTCACCGCATGGGTACACGGACGCGTTCAAGGTGTCGGTTTTCGCTGGTACACCCGCGCGACGGCACTGGAGTTGGGGTTGGTTGGTTACGCCCAGAACTATCCGGATGGTCGGGTGTTAGTTGTTGCCGAAGGGCCACGGGCAGACTGTGAGAGTTTGCTCGCTTGGCTGGAGGGGCCGAATACTCCAGGCAATGTGACGGCAGTGGTGCCCCTATGGCAGGAACCGAAGGGGGCATTTAGCACGTTTGACCGTCGTTAA
- the mutM gene encoding bifunctional DNA-formamidopyrimidine glycosylase/DNA-(apurinic or apyrimidinic site) lyase: MPELPEVESVRRGLDAYVVGGRIEDTFVYNARAVRRQPGGAAEFIGRTRGRTVIATDRRGKFMWLTLDDDSAIAIHLGMSGQLRVEAPYTPDTLPGRHTRAAFDIALPDGARHLINFNDQRTFGWVWACEMVEYHGRFVPEPAAKIAPDLLEPTVDVVALAHRMMKSRSPIKAVLLNQNIVSGIGNIYADEMLWAAKVDGRVPACDLSVRRLAKLLREGQAVLQRALAAGGTSFDALYVHVNGESGYFERSLNAYGQAGEPCSRCGRAIVRLPFGNRSSYLCPTCQR; encoded by the coding sequence ATGCCCGAGCTTCCTGAAGTCGAGTCCGTACGCCGCGGTCTCGACGCTTACGTCGTCGGTGGCCGCATCGAGGATACTTTCGTCTACAACGCTCGTGCCGTGCGGCGCCAACCCGGTGGTGCCGCAGAGTTTATCGGTCGTACGCGCGGGCGCACGGTTATCGCTACGGATCGCCGCGGCAAGTTCATGTGGCTCACGCTTGACGACGACTCCGCAATTGCCATCCACCTGGGTATGAGCGGCCAATTGCGTGTGGAAGCTCCGTACACGCCCGATACGCTGCCCGGACGCCACACCAGGGCCGCATTTGACATAGCCCTGCCGGACGGCGCTCGGCACCTTATCAACTTCAACGATCAGCGCACCTTTGGTTGGGTCTGGGCCTGTGAAATGGTCGAATACCACGGTCGCTTTGTTCCGGAACCCGCAGCCAAGATCGCGCCCGATCTATTGGAGCCAACTGTCGATGTGGTTGCACTTGCACACCGCATGATGAAGTCGCGTTCGCCAATCAAGGCGGTATTGCTCAATCAGAACATCGTGTCCGGCATCGGCAACATTTATGCCGACGAAATGCTTTGGGCGGCGAAGGTTGATGGTCGCGTGCCGGCGTGCGACCTTTCGGTCCGTCGATTAGCGAAACTTCTGCGGGAGGGCCAAGCGGTACTTCAGCGGGCGCTAGCGGCCGGCGGCACGAGCTTTGACGCACTATATGTACATGTCAACGGCGAAAGTGGCTATTTCGAGCGGAGCTTGAACGCCTATGGCCAAGCGGGGGAGCCGTGCTCGAGGTGTGGGCGCGCAATTGTACGTCTGCCATTTGGGAATAGATCGAGTTATCTGTGTCCCACCTGTCAGCGCTAG